A single window of Patescibacteria group bacterium DNA harbors:
- a CDS encoding peptidoglycan DD-metalloendopeptidase family protein, with product MNISFSWKKFTIRLLLLIIKGLGQLKKVLILFFITLVYKPFYYLFKFFYNYGGRFLILKLYKIYRPIKAIFQKNIFSAKNKFLRIFGGRYIVHIVIIIIALLVSASNINAQGKHSITTRFENKSLIGKLVKTGEFEDGGELIEENIDIENISKKKQKSFYTDEAKYSLAYQPQLDIPEPDEDSGIILTQEGSVVSGIAVADSDEISKYRTEIEYYIVQEGDSTYSIAKKYNITVNTIIWENGLNRYGFIKPGQKLAILPTIGITYKVKKYDNIGKIAKKYNVSEKDIIKASEISDVSSLQIGQKLIIPGARKVAIVSPKKSSRSATYAPAPKTALAKTNIKSSTKLLWPASCRRISQYYHWRHHAVDIACKSGTAIYAAEDGIVQSSGWATGYGKRIIISHGNGMTTLYAHFSKLYVRAGQAVNRGDVIGAMGSTGWSTGSHLHFEVKIRGSKKNPLSYIR from the coding sequence TTGAATATCAGCTTTTCTTGGAAAAAATTCACAATTAGATTATTATTACTAATTATTAAAGGGTTAGGACAGCTTAAAAAAGTTTTAATCCTGTTTTTTATTACTCTTGTTTATAAGCCATTTTATTATTTGTTTAAATTTTTTTATAATTACGGCGGCAGATTTTTAATTCTTAAATTATATAAAATTTATAGGCCAATAAAAGCAATATTCCAAAAAAATATTTTTTCAGCGAAAAATAAATTTTTGCGTATTTTTGGAGGAAGATATATTGTACATATTGTAATTATTATTATAGCGCTTTTGGTTTCTGCTTCTAACATAAACGCGCAAGGAAAACATAGTATTACGACAAGATTTGAAAACAAAAGCTTAATAGGAAAATTAGTAAAAACAGGAGAGTTTGAAGACGGCGGGGAATTAATAGAAGAAAACATTGATATAGAAAATATTAGCAAAAAAAAGCAAAAATCTTTTTATACTGATGAAGCAAAATATAGCTTAGCGTATCAACCGCAATTAGATATCCCTGAGCCTGATGAAGATAGCGGCATTATACTTACGCAAGAAGGCAGCGTTGTTTCTGGAATTGCTGTCGCGGACAGCGATGAAATTTCGAAATACAGAACAGAAATAGAATATTATATTGTGCAAGAAGGAGATTCAACTTATAGCATCGCAAAAAAATATAATATTACGGTAAATACTATTATTTGGGAAAACGGGCTTAATAGATATGGCTTTATTAAACCAGGGCAAAAGTTAGCTATCTTACCAACGATTGGAATAACATATAAAGTTAAAAAATACGATAACATTGGCAAAATAGCAAAAAAATATAATGTGAGCGAAAAAGATATAATAAAAGCCAGCGAGATAAGCGATGTTTCCAGCTTACAAATTGGGCAAAAATTGATTATTCCGGGAGCGCGCAAGGTAGCTATTGTGTCGCCAAAAAAATCAAGTAGATCAGCGACTTATGCTCCAGCGCCAAAAACAGCGCTTGCGAAAACAAATATTAAAAGCTCCACAAAACTTTTATGGCCGGCAAGTTGTCGCAGAATTTCGCAATATTATCATTGGCGGCATCATGCCGTTGACATTGCTTGTAAGAGCGGAACAGCTATTTATGCCGCTGAGGACGGAATCGTGCAATCATCTGGCTGGGCAACAGGATATGGGAAACGAATTATAATAAGCCATGGAAACGGGATGACAACTTTATACGCGCATTTTAGCAAACTTTATGTGCGCGCTGGGCAAGCCGTTAATAGAGGAGATGTTATAGGCGCTATGGGTTCAACAGGATGGTCAACAGGCTCTCATCTTCATTTTGAGGTTAAAATAAGAGGATCTAAAAAGAATCCTTTGAGTTATATAAGATAA